The following are encoded together in the Candidatus Binatus sp. genome:
- a CDS encoding DNA methyltransferase: MRNSRARIHQNPSGADVESDQIKVSYLPIAQLVLNARNPRFHSPRQIRQIARSIEAFGFNVPVLIDSKREVIAGHGRVLACKLLGRTEVPTISLQHLSDAQAKAFMIADNRLTENSVWDDRLLAEQLKELSVLDLDFSLEATGFEMGEIDLRIEGLDSPNEADEADDLSELPAGPPVTRLGDLWLLGEHRVYCGSALDAQAYAALMGAERADLVFTDPPYNVPIAGNVSGLGTVRHREFKMASGEMSEAEFTNFLTQALSLLARYTARGSLHFVCMDWRHMEELLTAGRVAYTELKNLCVWAKDKGGMGSLYRSQHELVFVFKNGEVAHRNNVMLGVYGRNRCNLWQYPCATSFSRSGDEGNLLASHPTVKPVALVADAIMDASARRSIVLDGFLGSGTTVIAAERTGRRCFGLELDPLYVDTIVRRWQTFTRNDARHASSGKSFAELEIEVRRRKGCGKRKVAHTK; encoded by the coding sequence ATGAGGAATAGCCGAGCACGGATACATCAAAACCCGAGTGGCGCCGACGTTGAGAGCGACCAAATCAAGGTAAGTTACCTGCCGATTGCTCAACTCGTACTCAACGCTCGAAACCCACGATTTCATAGTCCCCGTCAGATCCGTCAGATCGCGCGCAGCATCGAGGCCTTCGGCTTCAACGTTCCTGTGCTCATCGACTCGAAGCGCGAGGTTATCGCGGGCCATGGTCGCGTCCTGGCGTGCAAGCTTCTCGGCCGGACCGAAGTACCGACTATCAGCCTGCAACACCTGAGCGACGCTCAGGCCAAAGCCTTCATGATCGCCGACAACCGACTGACCGAGAATTCCGTCTGGGACGATCGGCTGCTCGCCGAACAGCTAAAGGAGTTGTCGGTTCTCGACCTCGACTTCAGCCTGGAAGCGACAGGCTTCGAGATGGGAGAGATCGATCTGCGGATCGAAGGACTCGATTCCCCGAATGAAGCTGACGAAGCCGATGATTTGTCCGAGCTACCCGCCGGACCGCCGGTCACCCGCCTCGGAGACCTGTGGTTGCTCGGCGAACACCGCGTCTATTGCGGGAGTGCGCTCGATGCTCAAGCCTACGCTGCGCTCATGGGTGCCGAGAGGGCGGATCTCGTATTCACCGACCCGCCATATAACGTTCCGATCGCCGGGAACGTGAGCGGACTCGGCACGGTCCGCCATCGCGAGTTCAAGATGGCGTCGGGCGAGATGAGCGAAGCCGAATTCACCAACTTCCTGACGCAAGCGCTTTCGCTTCTCGCCAGGTATACGGCCCGAGGCTCGCTGCACTTCGTCTGCATGGACTGGCGACACATGGAGGAACTCCTCACTGCTGGCCGAGTGGCTTATACCGAGCTCAAGAACCTCTGCGTATGGGCCAAGGACAAGGGCGGTATGGGCTCGCTCTACCGCAGTCAGCACGAACTGGTGTTCGTGTTCAAGAATGGAGAGGTTGCACACCGCAACAATGTGATGCTGGGCGTGTACGGCCGCAATCGCTGCAACTTGTGGCAGTATCCGTGCGCGACTTCGTTCTCGCGCTCTGGTGACGAAGGCAATCTACTGGCGTCACATCCGACCGTGAAGCCCGTCGCGCTGGTAGCCGACGCGATCATGGATGCGAGCGCGCGCCGCAGCATCGTGCTGGACGGGTTTCTGGGCAGCGGCACCACCGTGATCGCGGCTGAGCGCACCGGAAGGCGCTGCTTTGGACTCGAGCTCGATCCGCTCTACGTCGACACCATCGTCCGCCGCTGGCAGACGTTCACGCGCAACGATGCGCGCCATGCCTCGAGTGGGAAGTCATTTGCTGAACTTGAGATTGAAGTGAGGAGGAGGAAGGGATGCGGAAAAAGAAAAGTGGCACATACAAAGTAG
- a CDS encoding DUF5681 domain-containing protein codes for MRKKKSGTYKVGYGKPPQGTQFKKGQSGNPKGRPRRSKNVATVAQDALFALVKVNENGRRRRVSKIEVGFTQLANRIAKGDLAAIRLLLTIPGVQKDLVEFRSSRPLTPEAWERVVSLVRGDLNPEDEGKKGPKGRRRQPDISEVASRLKGALKNRR; via the coding sequence ATGCGGAAAAAGAAAAGTGGCACATACAAAGTAGGTTACGGCAAGCCGCCGCAGGGTACGCAGTTTAAAAAAGGTCAATCGGGCAATCCCAAGGGCAGGCCGCGCCGCTCAAAGAACGTTGCCACGGTGGCCCAGGACGCGCTCTTCGCCCTGGTGAAAGTGAATGAAAACGGCCGGCGGCGGCGGGTCTCCAAAATAGAGGTGGGATTTACACAGCTGGCAAACCGAATCGCCAAAGGCGATCTGGCCGCAATCCGGCTGCTGCTTACCATTCCCGGCGTGCAGAAAGATTTGGTCGAATTCAGGAGTTCTCGTCCGCTCACTCCGGAAGCCTGGGAGCGCGTCGTGAGTCTCGTTCGCGGAGATCTGAATCCGGAAGACGAGGGTAAGAAGGGGCCCAAAGGCAGACGACGTCAGCCGGATATTTCCGAGGTGGCCAGCCGCTTGAAGGGAGCGCTCAAGAATCGACGCTGA